One segment of Asaia bogorensis NBRC 16594 DNA contains the following:
- a CDS encoding TonB-dependent receptor domain-containing protein, protein MDATATKKKTLVKTKQATPKSETIMVTGSYLRSSNNSSANPVQIVTAKQIQQTSAVSLGDYLQRLPSVGSSGTPNQQTNGGGGVSCTDIRNFGSKRVLILIDGKRTAINAATSCVDLNTIPIEEIASVEMLKDGGSELYGADAVSGVINIKLRHDVTKATITMRGGISQYGDAKTGLLSAMKGFNFDHGKGNVTLFGQYNTSGGIMSQDRAWAANPQQSNPVTGTPLYGSSIIPAGRVTDPRTGANLVSNGDGTFHRYSNADRYNFAKDTMVQNYNQNSALSGDAHYDVDSHFKPYANVRYSHTTTARQMAAAPVSGGIKPSPLLSSWTIPAGSPYNIWGRDAIMSRRMNDLGPRKMDYATDTWTVIGGAKGKIWRGWEYDASMTYGQSRWTANTQNMGNYRHLLQMTGVRQLDPTNPGSKIVYDPTVCTSQPGCVLSNPLAPLSPEAAAYGKFTQHDHAEYQLRDFNLRINNSSVVKMPYEHGGNVGIAFGMEHRSEQLSSKPDPIVVSGDSTGNASSYSGGGFNVNEVYAEGQIPLLQNAFLAKDLTIDGQGRWSDYNTFGSTKNWKVSINWAPVRDIRFRATLGTSYRQPNVYELYGGQSLGYPSAYDPCSAVSSYGVQAAAVQARCASEGINTATFVPQNTGQVPTVSGGNAKLQPESGRTYTVGTVVTPRWVPGLSASVTYWHYSLNNTISTLGTQYILDQCYTGADTSNCGAIAARSSSQQLTSVNAFYQNLGGIRTSGIDFDLDYHVRLTPHDSLTVSNNMQQLVSYLQQNVPNGKWYNYTGRLFYTGGSGQPRVSDYAQATWQHDDFSFTYMMRYIGGMVWSNGVTDLTAKTAGQYKTPGIFTHDITLGYRLNRWNFQAGVSNLLDKKPPFVMDAATNTNIYQYGSLIVGRYAFLQAGVSF, encoded by the coding sequence ATGGATGCAACCGCCACCAAGAAAAAGACCCTGGTCAAGACCAAACAGGCCACGCCCAAATCAGAAACGATCATGGTAACAGGATCGTATCTGCGCAGCTCGAACAACAGCTCGGCCAACCCCGTCCAGATCGTGACTGCCAAGCAGATCCAGCAGACTTCGGCTGTTTCGCTGGGTGACTATCTTCAGCGCCTCCCCTCGGTCGGCTCATCGGGTACGCCCAACCAGCAGACCAATGGCGGTGGTGGTGTGAGCTGCACCGATATCCGCAATTTCGGCTCCAAGCGTGTGCTCATCCTGATTGACGGCAAGCGCACGGCAATTAACGCGGCCACATCCTGTGTCGATCTGAACACGATCCCCATCGAGGAAATCGCCAGCGTCGAAATGCTCAAGGATGGCGGCTCCGAGCTTTACGGTGCGGATGCCGTCTCCGGCGTGATCAACATCAAGCTGCGTCATGACGTCACCAAGGCGACCATCACCATGCGTGGCGGGATCTCGCAATACGGCGATGCCAAGACGGGCCTGCTTTCCGCCATGAAGGGTTTCAACTTCGATCACGGCAAGGGCAACGTCACCCTTTTCGGCCAGTATAATACATCTGGCGGAATCATGAGCCAGGACCGCGCCTGGGCGGCCAACCCGCAGCAGAGCAACCCGGTGACCGGCACGCCACTTTATGGCTCGTCCATCATTCCGGCTGGCCGTGTGACCGACCCGCGCACAGGGGCCAATCTGGTTTCGAATGGGGATGGCACCTTTCACCGGTACAGCAATGCCGATCGGTATAATTTTGCCAAAGACACGATGGTGCAGAATTATAACCAGAATTCAGCCCTGTCCGGCGATGCCCATTACGATGTGGACAGCCATTTCAAGCCCTACGCCAACGTGCGGTACAGCCACACGACAACGGCACGGCAGATGGCTGCAGCCCCGGTTTCCGGTGGCATCAAGCCGTCTCCGTTGCTGTCGTCCTGGACCATCCCGGCAGGCAGCCCCTATAATATCTGGGGACGTGACGCGATCATGTCGCGCCGTATGAACGATCTCGGTCCGCGCAAGATGGATTATGCGACCGATACCTGGACCGTTATCGGTGGCGCCAAGGGCAAGATCTGGCGTGGCTGGGAATATGATGCGTCCATGACATACGGCCAGAGCCGCTGGACCGCCAACACGCAGAACATGGGCAATTATCGTCATCTGCTGCAGATGACCGGTGTGCGTCAGCTCGACCCCACCAATCCGGGCAGCAAGATTGTGTATGACCCGACCGTCTGCACCAGCCAGCCGGGCTGCGTCTTGTCCAACCCACTCGCGCCGCTTTCACCCGAGGCTGCTGCCTATGGCAAGTTCACGCAGCATGATCATGCCGAATATCAGCTGCGCGACTTCAACCTGCGCATCAATAACAGCAGCGTCGTCAAGATGCCCTACGAGCATGGCGGCAATGTCGGTATCGCTTTTGGCATGGAGCATCGCAGCGAGCAGCTGAGCAGCAAGCCCGACCCGATCGTTGTGAGCGGTGATTCCACGGGCAATGCCTCAAGCTATAGCGGCGGTGGCTTCAATGTGAATGAAGTCTATGCCGAAGGTCAGATTCCGCTGCTTCAGAACGCATTTCTTGCCAAGGATCTGACCATTGACGGTCAGGGCCGCTGGTCAGACTACAACACCTTCGGATCGACCAAGAACTGGAAGGTCTCGATCAACTGGGCCCCGGTGCGCGATATCCGCTTCCGTGCGACACTCGGAACGTCCTATCGCCAGCCCAACGTCTACGAGCTATATGGCGGTCAGAGCCTCGGCTATCCGTCGGCATACGATCCCTGCAGTGCCGTTTCCAGCTACGGCGTACAGGCCGCCGCTGTCCAGGCCCGCTGCGCAAGCGAGGGGATCAATACGGCGACTTTCGTTCCGCAGAACACGGGGCAGGTTCCGACGGTTTCCGGCGGCAACGCCAAGCTGCAGCCTGAGAGTGGTCGTACCTATACGGTCGGCACGGTTGTCACGCCGCGCTGGGTACCGGGTCTCTCCGCCTCGGTCACGTATTGGCATTATTCGCTCAACAACACGATCAGTACGCTGGGCACGCAGTATATTCTCGACCAGTGCTATACCGGTGCGGATACCAGCAATTGCGGCGCTATCGCTGCGCGCTCTTCCTCGCAGCAGCTGACTTCGGTCAACGCGTTCTATCAGAATCTGGGCGGAATCCGCACCAGCGGCATTGATTTCGACCTCGACTATCATGTGCGTCTGACGCCCCATGACAGCCTCACCGTGTCGAACAACATGCAGCAGCTTGTCAGCTATCTGCAGCAGAACGTGCCGAATGGTAAGTGGTACAACTACACCGGTCGTCTGTTCTACACTGGGGGAAGCGGCCAGCCACGCGTAAGCGATTATGCCCAGGCGACCTGGCAGCATGACGATTTCAGCTTCACCTACATGATGCGCTATATCGGCGGCATGGTGTGGAGTAACGGTGTGACCGATCTGACGGCCAAGACAGCCGGACAGTACAAGACGCCCGGTATCTTCACACATGACATCACGCTGGGTTATCGCCTCAACCGTTGGAACTTCCAGGCAGGCGTCAGCAACCTGCTCGACAAGAAGCCGCCCTTCGTCATGGATGCGGCCACCAACACCAATATCTATCAGTATGGCAGCCTCATTGTTGGCCGCTATGCCTTCCTGCAGGCTGGCGTCAGCTTCTGA
- the ftsY gene encoding signal recognition particle-docking protein FtsY translates to MAGFFSRLKQGLTRSTQKLNAALTHRYLDETALEELEDELIAADLGPAVAGRVIEEFRTSRFGRNVTTEEIQEALATEIARVLEPVAQPFELKTEHKPHVVLVVGVNGVGKTTTIGKMAKWFRDQGRSVMMVAGDTFRAAAVEQLQVWGERTGAPVIAGKPGGDAAGLAYEGIKQARESGTDLLFVDTAGRLHNKGALMEELAKIIRVMRKFDETAPHSVLLVLDATTGQNAMEQVRVFRELVNVTGLIVTKLDGSARGGIVVALADAFKLPVHLVGVGEQVEDLRPFSAQEYARGLVGGSGADLTSHLIDEVQD, encoded by the coding sequence ATGGCCGGATTTTTCTCACGTCTGAAACAGGGGCTGACGCGTTCGACGCAGAAGCTGAATGCTGCTCTCACCCATCGCTATCTCGACGAGACAGCGCTGGAGGAACTCGAGGACGAGCTGATTGCAGCCGATCTCGGCCCCGCAGTGGCCGGGCGTGTGATCGAGGAATTCCGCACGTCGCGTTTTGGCCGCAATGTCACGACCGAGGAAATTCAGGAGGCTCTGGCCACCGAAATCGCCCGCGTGCTCGAACCCGTGGCCCAGCCCTTCGAGCTCAAGACCGAGCACAAGCCGCATGTCGTGCTCGTGGTGGGCGTCAATGGCGTGGGCAAGACCACGACCATCGGCAAGATGGCCAAATGGTTCCGGGATCAGGGGCGCTCGGTCATGATGGTGGCGGGTGACACGTTCCGCGCCGCTGCTGTCGAGCAGTTGCAGGTCTGGGGTGAACGTACTGGCGCGCCTGTCATTGCGGGCAAGCCGGGTGGGGATGCCGCAGGCCTCGCCTATGAAGGCATCAAACAGGCGCGTGAATCAGGAACCGACCTGCTGTTCGTCGACACGGCCGGGCGTCTGCACAACAAGGGCGCGCTGATGGAAGAGCTCGCCAAGATCATCCGCGTCATGAGGAAGTTCGACGAAACCGCTCCCCATTCAGTGTTGCTGGTGCTCGATGCCACGACTGGACAGAATGCAATGGAACAGGTGCGTGTTTTCCGTGAACTCGTGAATGTAACGGGTCTGATCGTGACCAAGCTCGATGGCTCCGCACGGGGGGGTATCGTTGTCGCACTGGCTGACGCCTTCAAGCTTCCGGTGCATCTGGTGGGCGTGGGTGAGCAGGTCGAGGATCTGCGTCCCTTCTCGGCTCAGGAATATGCGCGTGGTCTCGTGGGCGGGAGCGGTGCCGATCTGACCAGCCATCTGATCGACGAAGTTCAGGATTGA
- the mtaB gene encoding tRNA (N(6)-L-threonylcarbamoyladenosine(37)-C(2))-methylthiotransferase MtaB, translating to MSGARLLTFGCRLNLHESERMQALTGHLPDVVVVNTCAVTTSAERQARQAIRRAHRDDPGKRIVVTGCAVQIAPQDWASLPGVSHVMGNTEKLEAASWTETSLKQQGAVADIMQAAPAPASPVVETGGHVRALLQVQQGCDHRCTFCIIPYGRGRSRSVPTRDVIARARALVEAGHHEIVLTGVDIASWGRDLDGTPALGTLCRDVLSAVPELPRLRLSSLDPASVDADLWYLLAEEPRFLPHLHLSLQAASDMVLKRMKRRHSVQDAANLIAQVRRLRPDIAIGADLIAGFPTETEAQAQETLDFVVRHELPYLHVFPYSERPGTPAARMPSVPNAKRQARAAALRAAGEANRQAYWRGMMGRPLDVLMEGATKGHSAHFVPVRLSRGQAVRGTRLTLVARTLDEAGLVAEIN from the coding sequence ATGAGCGGTGCCCGTCTCCTGACCTTCGGCTGCCGCCTCAACCTGCATGAAAGCGAGCGTATGCAGGCCCTGACCGGCCATTTGCCGGATGTCGTGGTGGTCAATACCTGCGCGGTGACGACAAGCGCTGAACGTCAGGCGCGTCAGGCCATCAGGCGTGCCCATCGTGATGACCCCGGCAAGCGTATTGTGGTCACGGGCTGCGCGGTCCAGATCGCGCCGCAGGACTGGGCCAGCCTGCCCGGCGTGTCGCATGTGATGGGCAATACCGAAAAGCTCGAGGCGGCTAGCTGGACGGAGACCTCCTTGAAGCAGCAGGGGGCTGTTGCTGATATCATGCAGGCCGCACCCGCTCCCGCCTCGCCCGTGGTCGAAACGGGCGGGCATGTGCGTGCCCTGCTTCAGGTGCAGCAGGGCTGCGACCATCGCTGCACATTCTGCATTATCCCGTATGGGCGCGGCCGCTCGCGTTCGGTGCCCACCCGGGACGTGATCGCCCGCGCCCGGGCGCTGGTGGAGGCGGGCCATCATGAAATCGTTCTGACGGGTGTCGATATCGCCTCCTGGGGGCGGGACCTCGATGGCACGCCTGCACTGGGCACGCTTTGCCGTGACGTGCTGTCAGCCGTGCCGGAATTGCCCCGACTGCGCCTGTCCTCGCTCGATCCGGCCTCCGTCGATGCCGATCTGTGGTATCTGCTGGCCGAGGAGCCCCGTTTTCTGCCGCATCTGCATCTCTCGTTACAGGCAGCGAGCGATATGGTGCTCAAGCGCATGAAGCGCCGCCATTCGGTGCAGGATGCCGCCAATCTGATCGCGCAGGTGCGGCGCCTGCGCCCCGATATCGCGATCGGGGCCGATTTGATTGCCGGCTTTCCGACTGAAACCGAGGCCCAGGCGCAGGAGACGCTCGATTTTGTCGTGCGTCATGAACTGCCCTATCTGCACGTCTTTCCCTATAGCGAGCGCCCAGGCACCCCGGCGGCCCGTATGCCCAGCGTCCCCAATGCAAAACGTCAGGCGCGTGCGGCGGCTCTGCGTGCGGCAGGCGAGGCCAATCGGCAGGCCTATTGGCGCGGTATGATGGGGCGCCCTCTCGATGTTCTGATGGAGGGTGCAACCAAGGGCCACTCGGCCCATTTCGTGCCGGTGCGTCTGTCTCGCGGGCAGGCAGTTCGTGGCACACGCCTTACCCTTGTCGCCCGAACCCTTGACGAAGCAGGGCTGGTAGCAGAGATCAACTGA
- the dapF gene encoding diaminopimelate epimerase has product MMIRFHKMQGLGNDFVIIDRRHERFDATLHTMSKLCDRRFGVGCDQLVLLDAPDRDGADIRVRFYNPDGSEAGACGNASRCVAALIGNAPVLQTSAGLLPSFITPEGEIGVDMGVPALDWQRIPLSQAMDTVELPLPGSPAACSMGNPHATFFDGMDRADREGAALERDALFPERANIGCAEIVSRDFIRLRVWERGAGLTLACGSGACAAVVNGVRRGLLDRECRVEMDGGALRIHWREADGHVLMIGPATHVFEGLYPLGTHDG; this is encoded by the coding sequence ATGATGATCCGGTTCCATAAGATGCAGGGCCTCGGCAATGACTTCGTCATTATCGACAGGCGCCACGAGCGTTTCGACGCCACATTACATACCATGTCCAAGCTCTGTGACCGTCGCTTTGGCGTCGGGTGTGACCAGCTTGTGCTGCTCGATGCGCCAGATCGCGATGGAGCCGATATCCGGGTACGTTTCTACAATCCTGATGGATCCGAAGCAGGGGCGTGCGGCAATGCCTCACGCTGTGTCGCTGCCCTCATTGGCAATGCGCCGGTATTACAGACAAGTGCGGGATTGCTGCCGAGCTTCATCACGCCTGAGGGTGAAATCGGGGTGGATATGGGTGTGCCCGCGCTGGACTGGCAGCGTATCCCCCTGTCACAGGCGATGGATACCGTCGAACTGCCCCTGCCGGGCAGCCCTGCGGCCTGCTCGATGGGTAATCCGCATGCGACCTTCTTTGACGGGATGGACCGTGCGGACCGCGAGGGCGCCGCGCTGGAGCGCGATGCGCTCTTTCCGGAACGCGCCAATATCGGCTGCGCCGAGATTGTCTCCCGTGATTTCATTCGGCTGCGCGTCTGGGAGCGCGGCGCCGGACTGACACTGGCCTGCGGGTCCGGAGCCTGTGCTGCCGTGGTCAATGGTGTGCGTCGCGGCCTTCTGGACCGCGAGTGCCGGGTGGAAATGGATGGCGGTGCGCTGCGTATCCATTGGCGCGAGGCAGACGGTCATGTCCTCATGATCGGCCCGGCGACCCATGTTTTCGAGGGGCTCTATCCCCTCGGGACGCATGACGGATGA
- a CDS encoding class I SAM-dependent methyltransferase: protein MTDTPSGLHPAAFTRANNDPDRSFYAGRGDSTQMDAGARTAVTALYQTALPATGVVLDLMAGTMSHLPAEAQLETVLGLDVNGKALEANIALTRRIEQDLNETPALDLPDDTLDAVCLCDGFAYLTNPLAVLEEVNRVLRPGAPFIITFSDNFIAQKAVALWQALEPADRTRLVTLLLDKAGFGDLDTGEVVPPEDLTAWNDTVHAVIGRKKLAA, encoded by the coding sequence ATGACTGATACCCCGTCAGGGCTGCACCCGGCAGCCTTCACCCGCGCCAATAACGACCCCGACCGCAGTTTTTATGCTGGTCGTGGCGATTCAACGCAGATGGATGCGGGCGCCCGCACCGCGGTCACGGCCCTTTACCAAACCGCGCTTCCTGCCACGGGTGTCGTACTCGACCTCATGGCCGGGACGATGAGCCACCTCCCTGCGGAGGCGCAGCTTGAAACCGTGCTTGGGCTGGATGTGAACGGCAAGGCCCTTGAGGCCAATATCGCCCTGACACGACGGATCGAGCAGGATCTGAACGAAACACCGGCACTCGACCTGCCTGACGATACGCTCGATGCCGTGTGTCTGTGCGACGGGTTTGCCTATCTGACCAATCCGCTGGCCGTGCTGGAGGAGGTCAACCGCGTGCTGCGACCCGGCGCGCCATTCATCATCACCTTCTCCGACAATTTCATCGCGCAGAAAGCCGTGGCCCTGTGGCAGGCTCTTGAGCCCGCCGACCGCACCCGTCTTGTCACGCTCTTGCTCGACAAGGCAGGTTTTGGTGATCTGGACACCGGTGAGGTCGTGCCCCCCGAGGACCTCACGGCGTGGAATGATACCGTCCATGCCGTGATTGGCCGCAAGAAACTCGCGGCCTGA
- a CDS encoding sugar phosphate isomerase/epimerase family protein has translation MKIGFVSDSLGKLSFEAMLDQAVALGVSGVEVNTGGWSPAPHVDLMELRQSAEARRRFVRAFEQRDLEIIALNVNGNPLHPVDTRQGQDLEETIRLAGDLGIGTICTMSGLPEGQEGDRLPNWVVSSWPPEGQVAKEWQLRERLLPYWERILRMAPDHGITRIALELHGGQWAYNVPNFLRLREALDPMIGANLDPSHMFWMGADPIAAIDALGDAIFHVHAKDAGFNEARRGVTSNLENGPLGLPSARAWSYLTLGYGHDTLWWRQFCYRLRMVGYDGWLSIEHEDPLLDAVEGLERSVALLREVMPVALGGFNQMDI, from the coding sequence ATGAAGATCGGTTTCGTTTCCGACAGTCTCGGCAAACTTTCTTTCGAAGCCATGCTGGATCAGGCCGTTGCGCTCGGCGTGTCGGGCGTGGAGGTCAATACGGGCGGGTGGTCACCGGCGCCGCATGTCGATCTCATGGAACTCAGGCAAAGCGCCGAAGCGCGTCGGCGTTTTGTGCGTGCTTTCGAGCAGCGCGATCTCGAAATTATCGCCCTGAACGTCAACGGCAACCCTCTCCACCCGGTGGATACGCGTCAGGGTCAGGATCTTGAGGAGACGATCCGGCTGGCGGGTGATCTTGGTATCGGCACGATCTGTACCATGTCAGGCCTGCCGGAAGGGCAGGAGGGGGACCGTTTGCCCAACTGGGTGGTGAGTTCATGGCCGCCCGAAGGTCAGGTTGCCAAGGAATGGCAACTGCGCGAGCGTTTGCTGCCCTATTGGGAACGTATCCTGCGTATGGCGCCTGATCACGGTATCACGCGCATCGCGCTCGAACTGCATGGCGGACAATGGGCCTATAACGTTCCCAATTTCCTGCGCCTGCGCGAAGCGCTCGACCCCATGATCGGGGCCAATCTCGACCCGTCGCACATGTTCTGGATGGGGGCTGACCCGATCGCCGCTATCGATGCGCTGGGTGACGCCATTTTCCATGTCCACGCCAAGGATGCCGGTTTCAATGAGGCGAGGCGGGGGGTGACATCGAATCTCGAAAACGGCCCGCTGGGTCTGCCTTCGGCACGTGCCTGGTCGTATCTCACGCTTGGCTATGGGCATGACACGCTATGGTGGCGTCAATTCTGCTATCGTCTGCGCATGGTGGGCTATGATGGCTGGCTGTCCATCGAGCATGAGGACCCATTGCTGGATGCAGTGGAAGGGCTTGAGAGATCAGTCGCCCTTCTGCGTGAGGTCATGCCAGTGGCCCTTGGCGGCTTTAATCAGATGGATATCTGA
- a CDS encoding FUSC family protein: MIAAFFSRQKGAFLRLHAQQWPLKWLFAPSGNAFEFALRNTIASLVALGIAFWMELGEPQWAAMTVWITAQGSRGESLSKGRWRLVGTVLGMAGAVGLVSAFPQAPWLFIPALALWAGLCTGLATLCQNFRAYAFVLAAYTCAIIATGALNAPDHVFEIAMARGTYIFLGVVCEMVAGLVFSASLAVKARRTMRGWLIEAIGAASKVIGDVLDGAPPPEAAIRAVFSRTLSLNEQLEFTVVEVGRSDHAIACAYATIGILSRLVSRALGMQARLSTQLVLSERARVGLAEVARFVRNVPARLDDADTLLAQRRDLEALAARCDILHDEAGATDHPGEGFNPDDAIILQGMRLILEEYRTLLIYFEARPTEATTPARYRLRRVLHFHAAFHNAMRSAAAICLAGLVWEVTAWPQGAAFISFIAVVVGRFATTDNTVLVSNRFFYGACLAALASILPVFFLIPTGTGFEALIVALAPLMFIGGLAARNPATATAAGSYNTFLPALIGLDNHMRMNELTWFNATIALLLGLGAGVLVFRCILPFNIYQVCALLRRRALHGLQRICATPRFLPAENRWIGLITQGMERVIRYAGASLTPFMELNLHGLLSTMTLGRNLLFLRGVAARPALPAALRDILTQFFTGLGPHWLRGPGVEAAVFTSRIESAISAIHQHAASADDTECPAYAEVLGSLLVVRHEWQGNQDWLNDRHFRRCLQLARATGQ; the protein is encoded by the coding sequence ATGATCGCCGCGTTCTTCTCTCGTCAAAAGGGTGCGTTTCTGCGCCTGCATGCGCAGCAATGGCCTTTGAAATGGCTTTTTGCCCCCAGCGGCAATGCGTTCGAATTCGCCTTGCGCAATACCATCGCCTCGCTCGTCGCGCTCGGAATCGCGTTCTGGATGGAACTGGGCGAACCGCAATGGGCCGCCATGACCGTATGGATCACGGCGCAGGGCTCACGTGGCGAGAGCCTCTCCAAGGGTCGGTGGCGTCTGGTCGGCACCGTGCTGGGCATGGCAGGCGCGGTGGGGCTGGTTTCGGCGTTTCCCCAGGCTCCGTGGCTGTTCATTCCTGCGCTGGCGCTCTGGGCCGGGCTCTGTACGGGGCTGGCGACGCTGTGCCAGAATTTCCGCGCCTATGCCTTTGTGCTGGCGGCCTATACCTGCGCCATTATCGCAACCGGCGCCCTGAACGCGCCCGATCATGTGTTTGAAATCGCCATGGCGCGCGGCACATATATTTTTCTGGGTGTCGTGTGCGAGATGGTGGCGGGGCTGGTCTTTTCGGCTTCTCTGGCGGTCAAGGCCAGACGTACCATGCGCGGCTGGCTGATCGAGGCCATAGGGGCCGCCTCAAAGGTCATCGGTGATGTGCTTGATGGCGCCCCGCCGCCCGAGGCGGCGATACGTGCCGTGTTCAGCCGAACGCTCAGTCTTAACGAGCAACTCGAATTTACCGTGGTTGAGGTCGGGCGCAGTGACCATGCAATCGCCTGCGCCTATGCCACAATCGGCATCCTGTCGCGACTCGTCTCGCGTGCGTTGGGGATGCAGGCGCGACTGTCCACACAGCTTGTCCTTTCCGAACGCGCCAGAGTGGGGCTAGCCGAGGTGGCGCGTTTTGTCCGCAACGTACCGGCAAGGCTGGACGATGCTGACACGCTTTTGGCGCAGCGTCGGGATCTCGAGGCGCTCGCTGCACGCTGCGACATCCTGCATGACGAAGCTGGCGCGACCGATCATCCGGGGGAAGGGTTCAACCCCGATGACGCGATCATCCTTCAGGGTATGCGCCTGATTCTGGAGGAATATCGCACGCTGCTGATCTATTTCGAGGCTCGCCCGACCGAAGCCACGACTCCCGCGCGGTATCGGCTGCGACGCGTGCTGCATTTTCATGCGGCATTCCATAACGCCATGCGGTCTGCCGCTGCCATCTGTCTGGCCGGACTGGTATGGGAGGTCACGGCCTGGCCACAGGGGGCAGCGTTTATCTCGTTCATCGCTGTGGTGGTGGGGCGGTTTGCCACCACCGATAATACCGTGCTCGTCAGCAACCGCTTCTTCTACGGTGCCTGTCTCGCCGCTCTGGCTTCCATCCTGCCGGTATTCTTTCTTATCCCAACCGGGACGGGGTTCGAGGCCCTTATCGTGGCTCTGGCCCCTTTGATGTTCATTGGTGGCCTTGCCGCACGCAACCCTGCCACTGCCACCGCAGCGGGGTCATATAATACCTTCCTGCCCGCGCTTATCGGTCTCGATAACCATATGCGCATGAACGAACTGACCTGGTTCAATGCCACGATCGCCCTGCTGCTCGGGCTTGGGGCAGGGGTGCTTGTGTTCCGTTGTATCCTGCCATTCAATATCTATCAGGTATGTGCCCTGTTGCGACGACGTGCCCTGCATGGATTGCAGCGTATCTGTGCGACGCCGCGGTTTCTGCCGGCCGAGAATCGCTGGATCGGGCTCATCACCCAAGGCATGGAACGTGTCATCCGTTATGCAGGCGCCTCGCTCACCCCGTTCATGGAACTCAACCTGCATGGTCTGCTCTCCACCATGACCCTCGGGCGTAACCTGCTTTTTCTGCGTGGTGTCGCGGCACGGCCTGCACTTCCTGCGGCACTGCGCGACATTCTTACGCAGTTCTTTACTGGGCTCGGTCCCCATTGGCTTCGTGGCCCCGGTGTCGAGGCGGCCGTGTTCACGTCGCGGATAGAAAGCGCCATCAGCGCCATTCACCAGCATGCGGCATCGGCGGACGACACGGAATGTCCGGCTTATGCCGAGGTGCTCGGGAGCCTGCTCGTGGTGCGGCACGAATGGCAGGGCAATCAGGACTGGCTGAATGACCGGCACTTCAGGCGCTGCCTGCAACTGGCCCGTGCGACCGGGCAGTAA